A stretch of Burkholderia sp. HI2500 DNA encodes these proteins:
- a CDS encoding aldose 1-epimerase family protein, which yields MRGEIELRRDDCRDTPRTLYRTDGLTVTAFAYPSGVEALTLENRRGHLVVLPYLGQMIWAAAFDGRDLTMKHMFRQPKRAASIIDTYGCFMFHSGLLRNGCPGPDDTHALHGEMPCASMDRASVVVGTDARGAFVEVTGEYEYVQGFGSHYMARPSVRLAEHDAQMTIAMDVTNLGGVPMDLMYMAHLNYAYVPGGRFVQALPRGGLRLRDSVPAHVKPTAAWRDYTATLAHEPERLHTLDAPALYDPEIVFFMNGAETDADGLAHFLLEHPDGGAFHTAYRPEQFPHATRWIMHNADQQVAAFALPSTCEPEGYEAERRKGHVAALAPGATRRFEVVTGYLSAAEARHA from the coding sequence ATGCGAGGCGAAATCGAACTGCGCCGCGACGACTGCCGCGACACGCCGCGCACGCTGTACCGCACCGACGGGCTCACCGTCACCGCGTTCGCGTATCCCTCCGGCGTCGAGGCGCTGACGCTCGAGAACCGTCGCGGCCACCTCGTCGTGCTGCCGTATCTCGGCCAGATGATCTGGGCCGCCGCGTTCGACGGCCGCGACCTGACGATGAAGCACATGTTCCGGCAGCCGAAGCGCGCGGCGTCGATCATCGATACCTACGGTTGCTTCATGTTCCACAGCGGGCTGCTGCGCAACGGCTGCCCGGGGCCGGACGATACGCATGCGCTGCACGGCGAGATGCCGTGCGCGTCGATGGATCGCGCGAGCGTCGTCGTCGGCACGGATGCGCGCGGCGCGTTCGTCGAAGTGACCGGTGAATACGAATACGTGCAGGGTTTCGGCAGCCACTACATGGCGCGCCCGTCGGTGCGGCTCGCCGAGCACGACGCGCAGATGACGATCGCGATGGACGTGACGAATCTCGGCGGCGTGCCGATGGACCTGATGTACATGGCGCACCTGAACTATGCGTACGTGCCGGGCGGTCGCTTCGTGCAGGCGTTGCCTCGAGGCGGGTTGCGATTGCGCGACAGCGTGCCCGCGCACGTCAAGCCGACCGCCGCATGGCGCGACTACACGGCCACGCTCGCGCACGAGCCGGAACGGCTTCACACGCTCGATGCGCCCGCGCTGTACGACCCGGAGATCGTGTTCTTCATGAACGGTGCGGAAACGGATGCAGACGGGCTCGCGCATTTCCTGCTCGAACATCCGGATGGCGGCGCCTTCCACACCGCGTACCGCCCCGAGCAATTCCCGCATGCGACGCGCTGGATCATGCACAACGCGGACCAGCAGGTCGCCGCGTTCGCGCTGCCGTCGACCTGCGAGCCGGAGGGGTATGAAGCCGAACGCCGCAAGGGCCATGTGGCGGCGCTCGCGCCGGGCGCGACGCGCCGCTTCGAAGTCGTCACCGGCTACCTGAGCGCGGCGGAAGCCCGCCATGCGTGA
- the deoR gene encoding DNA-binding transcriptional repressor DeoR has protein sequence METKKGERIKTLMNVLQGQNAIHLKEVAELFGVSEMTIRRDLADNPHGLSLIGGYVTRHFAAQRSDIGEYVVSTENDRQTEEKRRIGKLAAQFVTTGDTIFVDCGSTTPFIVDFIPDDLEFTAVCNSLNVFAKLQQKPHCSVILCGGVYHRKNMVFESVAETGILDTVRVSKAFISAAGVSDRCGVTCFNFHEVDAKKKVMARAQNRFLLVDHTKFDEVRAAYFAELTDFNYVISDGQLSRRYETAIREHGIALVT, from the coding sequence ATGGAAACGAAGAAAGGCGAACGGATCAAGACATTGATGAACGTGCTGCAAGGGCAGAACGCGATTCATCTGAAGGAAGTGGCCGAGCTGTTCGGTGTGTCCGAGATGACGATCCGCCGCGATCTCGCGGACAACCCGCACGGCCTGAGCCTGATCGGCGGCTACGTGACGCGCCACTTCGCCGCGCAGCGCAGCGACATCGGCGAGTACGTGGTCAGCACCGAGAACGACCGGCAGACCGAGGAGAAGCGCCGCATCGGCAAGCTGGCCGCGCAGTTCGTGACGACCGGCGACACGATCTTCGTCGACTGCGGCTCGACCACGCCGTTCATCGTCGACTTCATTCCGGACGACCTCGAATTCACCGCGGTCTGCAATTCGCTGAACGTGTTCGCGAAGCTGCAGCAGAAGCCGCATTGCAGCGTGATCCTGTGCGGCGGCGTGTACCACCGCAAGAACATGGTGTTCGAGTCGGTAGCCGAGACGGGCATCCTCGACACGGTGCGCGTGTCGAAGGCATTCATCTCCGCCGCCGGCGTGAGCGACCGATGTGGCGTGACCTGCTTCAACTTCCACGAAGTCGACGCGAAGAAGAAGGTGATGGCGCGTGCGCAGAACCGCTTCCTGCTCGTCGACCACACGAAGTTCGACGAAGTGCGCGCGGCCTACTTCGCCGAGCTGACCGACTTCAACTACGTGATCTCGGACGGGCAACTGAGCCGCCGCTACGAAACGGCGATCCGCGAACACGGGATCGCGCTCGTGACCTGA
- a CDS encoding DUF2071 domain-containing protein — MPLMLQDNAFVSPSAGPVGRLVNRLVASRPLLRTRRALLSRLPFLQLASEVENVVYCTWLVDVAAVARLVPRGVTLASRDGRTPFTILTYAHRHFGPRIAGPLRRVFPSPLQSNWRLYVDALPGGVPADRTVLFVKNVFDHPLYALGSRLFSDALPSHLAERFTHAEQDGRYRTRLSGGSGSAPDFHCSAAMSDDATLPEAFAPFFESWRDAVAYLSLQHAAVAHVADCDRLAHASIELPIDVDAVRPLKPVEPVGGGEFLARIGATGEPMCFVVPDVAFRVLSERVL; from the coding sequence ATGCCGCTCATGCTCCAGGACAACGCCTTCGTTTCCCCGTCCGCCGGCCCCGTCGGCCGCCTCGTCAACCGGCTCGTCGCGAGTCGCCCGCTGCTGCGCACACGCCGCGCGCTGCTGTCGCGCCTGCCGTTCCTGCAGCTCGCGAGCGAGGTCGAGAACGTCGTGTACTGCACGTGGCTCGTCGATGTTGCGGCGGTCGCGCGTCTGGTGCCGCGCGGCGTCACGCTCGCGAGCCGCGACGGCCGCACGCCGTTCACGATCCTCACCTATGCGCACCGCCATTTCGGCCCGCGTATCGCGGGCCCGCTGCGACGCGTGTTCCCGTCGCCGTTGCAAAGCAACTGGCGGCTTTACGTCGATGCGCTGCCGGGTGGTGTGCCGGCCGATCGCACGGTGCTGTTCGTCAAGAACGTGTTTGACCATCCGCTCTATGCACTCGGCAGCCGACTCTTCAGCGACGCGCTGCCGTCGCATCTCGCCGAACGCTTCACGCATGCCGAACAAGATGGACGGTATCGGACGCGGCTGTCGGGCGGCAGCGGAAGCGCGCCGGATTTCCATTGCTCGGCGGCGATGTCGGATGACGCCACGCTGCCCGAGGCGTTCGCGCCGTTCTTCGAAAGCTGGCGCGACGCCGTCGCTTACCTGTCGCTGCAGCACGCGGCCGTCGCGCATGTCGCGGACTGCGACCGCCTCGCGCATGCGTCGATCGAGCTGCCGATCGATGTCGACGCGGTTCGGCCGCTGAAACCGGTCGAACCGGTGGGCGGCGGCGAATTCCTCGCGCGCATCGGCGCGACCGGCGAGCCGATGTGCTTCGTCGTGCCGGACGTCGCGTTCAGGGTGTTGTCGGAGCGGGTGTTGTAA
- a CDS encoding ATP-binding protein, whose product MAALPDALASVEGPALAHQLERIAAALEALAGSGQPAPVDFDAAVAFRWRGFDGGPRAAPLEPVAAPALIAFDALRNVERQMSIVERNTRQFVRGFAANHVLLTGARGTGKSSIVKACLHAFAPHGLRLIEVGKEQLSDLPAIVDLVRARPERYIVFCDDLSFEAGETGYKELKTVLDGSVASDLSNVLVYATSNRRHLMPEQASDNANVSRAENGELHPGDAVEEKISLSERFGIWVTFYGFTQDAYLAVVDSRLSEAGFDTEQIRAAREPALRWALERGARSGRIAVQFVRDYIGRMADESDAEESARALRAG is encoded by the coding sequence ATGGCCGCGCTGCCGGACGCGCTTGCATCCGTGGAGGGCCCGGCGCTCGCGCATCAGCTCGAACGGATCGCAGCCGCGCTCGAAGCGCTGGCAGGCAGCGGCCAGCCAGCGCCCGTCGACTTCGACGCGGCCGTTGCATTCCGCTGGCGCGGCTTCGACGGCGGGCCGCGAGCGGCGCCGCTCGAACCGGTCGCGGCACCCGCGCTCATCGCGTTCGATGCGCTGCGCAACGTCGAGCGACAGATGTCGATCGTCGAACGGAACACGCGGCAGTTCGTGCGCGGCTTCGCGGCGAATCACGTGCTGTTGACCGGCGCGCGCGGCACCGGGAAGTCGTCGATCGTGAAGGCGTGCCTGCATGCGTTCGCGCCGCACGGGCTGCGGCTGATCGAGGTCGGCAAGGAGCAGTTGAGCGACCTGCCGGCGATCGTCGATCTGGTGCGTGCGCGGCCGGAACGATACATCGTGTTCTGCGACGACCTGTCGTTCGAGGCGGGCGAGACCGGCTACAAGGAACTGAAGACGGTGCTCGACGGCTCGGTCGCGAGCGACCTGTCGAACGTGCTCGTGTACGCGACGTCGAATCGCCGCCACCTGATGCCCGAGCAGGCGAGCGACAATGCGAACGTGTCGCGTGCGGAGAACGGCGAGCTGCATCCGGGCGACGCGGTGGAGGAGAAGATTTCGTTGTCCGAGCGATTCGGGATCTGGGTGACGTTTTACGGGTTCACGCAGGACGCATATCTGGCGGTGGTCGACAGCCGGCTGAGCGAAGCCGGGTTCGATACGGAGCAGATTCGCGCGGCGCGCGAACCGGCGCTGCGGTGGGCGCTGGAACGCGGTGCGCGGTCGGGGCGGATTGCCGTGCAGTTCGTGCGGGATTACATCGGGCGGATGGCGGACGAAAGTGACGCGGAGGAAAGCGCCCGCGCGTTGCGAGCGGGCTGA
- the deoC gene encoding deoxyribose-phosphate aldolase, protein MPLSNAQLAQTIDHTLLAPDASDAQIRELCRQAAEHRFYSVCVNSANVPLAARELADTGVLVCAVVGFPLGAGLSAAKAFEATAAIAAGAGEIDMVINIGALKSGRADDVKADIDTVHQACGAVPLKVILETGLLTDDEKVRVCEMCRDLGVAFVKTSTGFGHGGATLADVALMRRTVGPVLGVKASGGVRDRAAALAMIEAGATRLGTSSGVAIVTDQGGSGSGY, encoded by the coding sequence ATGCCGCTTTCCAACGCCCAACTCGCTCAAACCATCGATCACACGCTGCTCGCGCCCGACGCGAGCGACGCGCAGATCCGCGAACTCTGCCGCCAGGCGGCCGAGCATCGCTTTTACTCGGTCTGCGTGAATTCGGCGAACGTGCCGCTCGCCGCGCGCGAGCTGGCCGATACCGGCGTGCTCGTCTGTGCGGTGGTCGGCTTTCCGCTCGGTGCCGGGCTGTCGGCCGCCAAGGCGTTCGAAGCCACCGCCGCGATCGCGGCGGGCGCCGGCGAGATCGACATGGTGATCAACATCGGCGCGCTGAAGAGCGGCCGCGCCGACGACGTGAAGGCCGACATCGACACCGTGCACCAGGCATGCGGCGCGGTGCCGCTCAAGGTGATCCTCGAAACGGGGCTGCTGACCGACGACGAGAAGGTGCGCGTGTGCGAGATGTGCCGCGATCTCGGCGTCGCGTTCGTGAAGACGTCGACCGGGTTCGGCCACGGCGGCGCGACGCTCGCGGATGTCGCGCTGATGCGCCGCACGGTCGGCCCCGTGCTCGGCGTGAAGGCGTCGGGTGGCGTGCGCGACCGCGCGGCCGCGCTGGCGATGATCGAGGCCGGCGCGACGCGGCTCGGCACGAGCTCGGGGGTGGCGATCGTGACGGATCAGGGCGGGAGTGGGTCGGGGTATTGA
- a CDS encoding DMT family transporter — MNKSPFLFPFCAIALWAGNVVVSKLSASTIDPSAITFYRLLLAVALMSVFTLRPAWRNRAALVAHLPKLAVLGFLAMALFQSLSYEAAKSTSATNMAIITALVPLMTMALSSLLLGDPPSVGMIGGGVLSLAGVVYLIAEGHPTTIAARGVHTGDLLMLAASAAYALYGVLLKRWRIGALPAWQSTYVQALAALVFMVPMLLRLPAQAAWPTRASVPLILYAGVLASVVLPYLWMQGVRLLGPSRCAMFMNLLPVMTAGGAIVLLGESLKLYHLIGGGVALVGVAIAQRFPFQASASQGVRQ; from the coding sequence ATGAACAAGTCTCCTTTTCTGTTTCCCTTCTGCGCGATCGCGCTGTGGGCCGGCAACGTGGTCGTGTCGAAGCTGTCGGCGTCGACGATCGACCCGTCGGCGATCACCTTCTACCGGCTGCTGCTCGCCGTCGCGCTGATGAGCGTGTTCACGCTGCGCCCCGCGTGGCGCAATCGCGCGGCGCTCGTCGCGCACCTGCCGAAGCTCGCGGTGCTCGGCTTTCTCGCGATGGCGCTGTTCCAGAGCCTGTCCTACGAGGCCGCGAAATCGACCAGCGCGACCAACATGGCGATCATTACGGCGCTCGTGCCGCTGATGACGATGGCGCTCAGCTCGCTGCTGCTCGGTGATCCGCCCAGCGTGGGCATGATCGGCGGCGGGGTGCTGTCGCTCGCGGGCGTCGTCTACCTGATTGCCGAGGGGCACCCGACGACGATCGCCGCGCGCGGCGTGCATACGGGCGACCTGCTGATGCTGGCCGCGTCGGCCGCCTATGCGCTGTACGGTGTGCTGCTCAAGCGCTGGCGCATCGGTGCGCTGCCGGCGTGGCAGTCCACCTACGTGCAGGCGCTTGCCGCGCTCGTCTTCATGGTGCCGATGCTGCTGCGCTTGCCCGCGCAGGCGGCGTGGCCGACGCGTGCGAGCGTGCCGCTGATCCTGTATGCCGGCGTGCTGGCGTCGGTCGTGCTGCCGTATCTGTGGATGCAGGGCGTGCGGCTGCTCGGCCCGAGCCGTTGCGCGATGTTCATGAACCTGCTGCCGGTGATGACCGCCGGCGGCGCGATCGTGCTGCTCGGCGAATCGCTGAAGCTGTATCACCTGATCGGCGGCGGCGTGGCGCTCGTCGGCGTGGCGATCGCGCAGCGGTTTCCGTTCCAGGCGAGCGCTTCGCAGGGCGTGCGGCAATGA